The DNA region CGACGGTCAGCTCTGGTCGTCCTGCTCGGCTGACTGAGTCTCAGCACGACCAGCTTCGCACCCTCCTGCGGGAGGGTGCTCTGCAGCATGGGTTTCCTGACGAAACTTGGACGACAAAACGCGTGGCAGAGCTGATCGGGCGGCACTTCGAGGTGTGGTACCACCATGATCACGTCCGTAAAATCCTACGAAAGTTGGGGTTCAGCCCACAGATGCCAGATGGGCGGGCTGCTGAGCGGAACGAACTTCGGATTGCATCCTGGCGGGAACAGGTGCTCCCGGAGTTGGAAAAAAAAGGTCGCTG from Deinococcus sp. Marseille-Q6407 includes:
- a CDS encoding transposase, translating into MEWQPNQYSRAQLEERRLAATEWLQQGSHTHREIAAHFGVSVLTVTSWSARLRKKGSLQATVSSGRPARLTESQHDQLRTLLREGALQHGFPDETWTTKRVAELIGRHFEVWYHHDHVRKILRKLGFSPQMPDGRAAERNELRIASWREQVLPELEKKGR